The window AACCGCACCGGTCACATCGCTGGAAGCGATAATAGGGCAGATGACTTCGGCCGATCGGTCCACGCCCTCTACGGGTTTAAATCCGGACTTGCCTTTGCTGATGAAATTCGTGCGGCTCTGCATGCATTCCTCCAACTCCGGAGTAACGCGCCGTTCAAGAAATTCTTTACGTGAAACACCGGCAGCTGCGACAACATGATCGCGGTCACAGATAATGGTGGGCATGCTGATCGCTTTGGTCAGCACATCCGCATACTGTCCGGCAAAAGTGGAGAGTTCGCCCACCGGCGAGTATTTTTTAAAAATTACTCCTCCCTGCGTATCGGTAAAAATTTCAAGCGCGTCGCCCTCGCGGATACGAAGCGTGCGGCGTATTTCCTTTGGTATGACAACGCGGCCTAAATCATCAATTCTTCTGACTATTCCTGTGGCTTTCAATTTTATTACCTCCTGTGCGGTGTTGTCTTTGCTTATTATCCGCAGGAAATTCTTTGCTATGCAGTATTTGACAAGGATGATTATGGAAAATTTTTCCCTATTTTTTCCTTTTATCTTTCATATGTTTTAAAATAAAAGACTCTTCACGCGCCCCATTTGAGATTAAATCAACATCCTGTCGCAACAGGCCAGCAAAATATACATATTTTTTCTTTTGCTCTACGCGAAAATACGGTTATACTTGTAAACAGAAGGAAGGAGTACTATAATAAATCATAATAAGTTTTCCAGAATAAATGGAGGTTTTACATTGAAAAGAATCATAAAATTATGCGCCGCGGTTCTTGCGGCCGCCGCTGTGTTCACGTTGGCGGGCTGTTCCGCACGCACTCCTGTCACGGCGGATGAATTTAAAAAGCAGGCGGAATCAGCCGGTTTTACGGTAACGGATTCTGCTTCCACCAACACAGATATTGAAAAATCCCTAAGTGCCGTCAAGAGCGAGACCGGCACGGAGCTTGCGTTCGTTTCGTTCACGACAGAGAGCGCCGCATCGGAAATGTACGCCAAAGTCAAATCCAGCATTTCTGACGGAACGGGCGGAACCTCGAATAACATCGATTCCTCTTCCTACAACAAATACACGCTTGTAAACGGCGAGCTGAACCATACACTGGTGCGCATGAATAAAACCATTGTGT of the uncultured Caproiciproducens sp. genome contains:
- a CDS encoding stage V sporulation T C-terminal domain-containing protein, with protein sequence MKATGIVRRIDDLGRVVIPKEIRRTLRIREGDALEIFTDTQGGVIFKKYSPVGELSTFAGQYADVLTKAISMPTIICDRDHVVAAAGVSRKEFLERRVTPELEECMQSRTNFISKGKSGFKPVEGVDRSAEVICPIIASSDVTGAVILLSNDGEEIPSESETKLAQVAASFLGKQMEE